The Erinaceus europaeus chromosome 11, mEriEur2.1, whole genome shotgun sequence DNA window TTATCTGTATCTCactaaataagatattaaagggtgggggtagatagcataatggttatgcaaagagactcttgcctgaggctccaaaagtcccaggtttaatcccctgcaccaccctcagccaaaactgagtagtactctggtgtttctctatattttcctcttatttaaataaagtattaaaataaaaaaagaaagaagaaagagaacatgcactactctgatacatgtgatacccagaattgaactcaagacctcatgcttgagagtccaatgctttatccactgtgtccccTCCAGGGTCCCTCCCTGTGCACATCTCTCTTATAGCAGCTTCTGTGCTGTGCGCGAGGGGGTGGGCTGTCTTATTCTGCAACATGGCCTCTCCTCACAATCATGGCCATGAGTGAGTGGGcccccagggccccaccccacACCAGGCCTTGTGCCCACACACATGAAGGGGTGCTCTGGGAAGAAGCCCCTTCTTGGCTACCTCTTGGTGCTGAGTGCCTGCCCTTTGTCACCCTTCACCCCCCACTCTCCCAGCTTGAAGCAGCCCTGGGTGAGGCCAAAAAGCAGCTTCAGGATGAGATGCTGCGCCGGGTGGATGCAGAGAACAGGCTGCAGACACTGAAGGAGGAGCTGGACTTCCAGAAGAACATCTACAGTGAGGTGGGCAGGGCCGGCAGTGGGGGCGGGCAGGCGGCTGAGACGGTGTGGTGTGTTGCGGGGGGGCAGCTCCCAGGCTCCAGGGGGACCCTCAGCAGGACCCTGGGGGCTAGCTCTTAGTGACTCAGCTTTTTGCCCCCAAAAAACTCCTGCAGGAGTTGCGAGAGACCAAGCGACGCCACGAGACCCGGCTGGTGGAGATCGACAACGGCAAGCAGCGCGAGTTTGAGAGCCGGCTGGCCGACGCGCTGCAGGAACTGCGGGCACAGCATGAGGACCAGGTGGAGCAGTACAAGAAGGAGCTGGAGAAGACCTACTCTGCCAAGGTGCCCACactgggcgggggtggggtgatgGGGCTCCCAGGACCCTCCAGGGTCCCTCAGCACTAAGGTGTCCCCTGCCCCACAGCTGGACAATGCCCGGCAGTCTGCAGAGAGGAACAGCAACCTGGTGGGGGCGGCCCATGAGGAGCTGCAGCAGTCCCGCATCCGCATCGACAGCCTCTCAGCGCAGCTCAGCCAGCTCCAGAAGCAGGTGACGTCCAGACCCTGCCCCTGCTACTCGAGGGGGTAGGGTGCAGAATGtacccccagcaccacagacTGAGTAAGCGGGCCTAGAATTTAGAGTTAGGGGACCTGTTGAGCTGCCCCAAGAGGTACAATAGGGCACTAGGACCTAAAAGCACGAGGTCTTAAGTTAGACCCCTGGCATTGCAGCTCCCAGGGTGAAGCTCtggatttctatctctctcataaatctttttaaaaaatatatgagagtcgggtggtagcgcagtgggctaagcgcacatggcgcaaagcgcagggaccggcagaaggatcccagttccagcccctggctgccaacctgcaggggagtcgcttcacaggtagtgaagaaggtctgcaggtgtctgtctttctctccccccctgtcttcccctcctctctccatttctctctgtcctatccaacaacgaacaacatcaacagtggcaataataataactacaacgaggctacaacaacaagggcaacaaaagggggaaaaatggcctccaggagtggtggattcatggtgcaggcacagagcccagcaataaccctggagaaaaaaaagtggcctccaggaatggtgaattcatggtgcaggcactgagcaccggcaataaccctggaggcaaaaagagaaaaaatatatgaatgcccacctgcaggggagtcgcttcacaggcagtgaagcaggtctgcaggtgtctttctctcctcctctgtcttcttctcctctctccatttctctctgtcctaacaatgacaacataaataacaacaacaacaaaaaaaaacaagggcaacaaaaggtaagataaatataaaaaattaaaaatatatatgaacggGCTGGAcaggtagcataattgttatgcaaaaagactttcatgaccagaggcaccaaaagtcccaggttcaatccccagcaccaccataagccagagctgagcagtgctttggtagaaaaaaaaagtttatatgtaAACAAACAGGTTACATATATAACCTATTggggcaggcagtggcccacCAGGTAGAGTACACAGGTTACTGGTACAAGGATCTatattcaaacctctggtcctcacctacatggggaaggtttcacaagtgccagagcagcactgcaggtgtctcccctccatatatatatatatatatatatatatatatgaaaaggaaaagccactgggaacagtggaatcatcatacaggcaccaggccccagcagtgaccctgatGGTGAACACATCATCATTATCATatatggctggggagatagcataatggttatgcagagagactctgatacctaaggctccaaagtcccaggttcaatctccagtactaccataagccagagctaaattgtgctctggtaaaaacaaacacacacacacacacacacacacacacacacacacacacacacacacacacacacacatccatgtcTTGTTTGCTGTCCCCAgatcttctaatttttaaaaataaaataaatgttcaaaGTAGCAGTGTGAGGGCTGAGAAGTGGCTTTCCCAGTAGCCACTATTTAAGAAAACGGGAGGTTGTCTGCTGGAGGCGGTAGAGTTGTGCAGGTGTAAACCCCAGCGAACatctggaggaaaagaaataaaagtaacagTGTCACCCCAGCAGTGAGTGCCCTGTGCTGGAGGAGGATGTAGAGTCTGAGTGGGAAGCAGAAATCCTGACTCACTGTCTGTCTCTGGTGTGAAGTGCGTTGGACTGTGCTGGACGCTGCAGGTCCCGGGTGGGCAGCTGGGTGTCCTCTGTCTCTGgccttcaccccccacccccagctcactgcctgccccacccctTGGCTCCACAGCTGGCAGCCAAGGAAGCAAAGCTGCGGGACCTAGAGGACTCCCTGGCCCGTGAGCGCGACACCAGCCGGCGGCTGCTGGCCGAGAAGGAGCGGGAGATGGCGGACATGCGGGCACGCATGCAGCAGCAGCTGGATGAGTACCAGGAACTGTTGGACATCAAGCTGGCCCTGGACATGGAGATCCACGCCTATCGCAAATTGCTGGAGGGCGAGGAGGAgaggtgggcggggcctgggcaGGTGGGCGGGGCCACCGGCATGGACCGGGCTTGGATAAGCAGGGCGGTGCACCAGCCTGGGCCCTGACAGCCCCTCCCGCCGCCCGCCCGCAGGCTACgcctgtcccccagccccacctcgcAGCGCAGCCGTGGCCGCGCGTCCTCACACTCCTCGCAGACCCAGGGCGGCGGGGGTAGCGTCACCAAGAAGCGCAAGCTGGAGGTCGAGAGCCGCAGCAGCTTCTCGCAGCATGCGCGCACCAGTGGCCGCGTGGCCGTGGAGGAGGTGGACGAGGAGGGCAAGTTCGTGCGGCTGCGCAACAAGTCCAACGAGGTAGGCTGCGCTGGGTCCTGGGTTGGGGGCTTGGAGGGCTAGGGGGGACTTTGAGAGAGGCCAGGCCTCCCCCTACGTGCTTGAGGTGTATCTCCCCTCAAGTCAGGGTATttatctcatatttatttatttatttattttcccttcccaccgctcatatttatttatttcgggtagagacagagggaaattgagagggaaagggaagatagaggagagaaaaacactcagcactgcttcaccattcgtgaggcttccccttgcagatgagaaccaggggctcggctcttaagcattgtaacgtgcagtctaccaggtgtgccaccactctttccttctttcctgggTCTGGGAACCTCATACAGGCCCGATGTGATGTCAACACTCTGGCTGGCTGTTtcactgagacagagagacacagacagcttCGAGTCAGTCCCCCattacattggaggaagcttcagtgctgtagtgcctttcttctctctctgtatgtgtgtatgtgtctgaagaagaagaagaaggaaaaaaaagacctgGGACAGTGAAGCTCTGCTgacaaaaataagtgaataagtaGGCAAGAGAGTCAtcgagggagagacatcacagccctGGAGCTAACCccagtgccatggcactcccatgtggtgctagggttaaAGCCTGGGCTTCATGTTCCCTACATGAAGTATCTTTGCTGAGACcttggcaagtttttttttttttttttgggagggtgggatttttttcccccccaatatcactttaaaaaagaaatgttgatttCTTAGGCAAGTTATTTAACAGCCTGCAGCTTCAGTGTCCTCATCAGTCAAGAGATCTCTAGTAGTTCCTGGCTGTCTGGGTGCTGGGGAAGCCCAGAGTATCAAGTTGGCTGGCACAGTTGTGCCCAGAGATGCTTTCTGGAGGGAGCAGGGCAGCAAGGGGGGAAGGGCTGGAAGGAGAGACATGCAGTGCCTAGAGGAGCTTTGTCCACCGCCCCCCTTCCCGGCAGGACCAATCCATGGGCAACTGGCAGATCAAGCGCCAGAATGGAGATGACCCCTTGCTGACCTACCGCTTCCCCCCAAAGTTCACCCTGAAGGCCGGTCAGGTGGTGACGGTGAGTGGCGAGAACCCCCATATTAGTTATTGAGATGGGGGGCGCACCCAGGGAATGAGCAGCCTTCTGGAATTCTCTCTCTCCAGATCTGGGCTTCGGGTGCTGGCCACACACAGCCCACCCAGTGACCTGGTGTGGAAGGCACAGAACTCCTGGGGCTGCGGGAACAGCCTGCGCACAGCTCTCATCAACTCCACCGGGGAGGTGAGT harbors:
- the LMNA gene encoding LOW QUALITY PROTEIN: lamin (The sequence of the model RefSeq protein was modified relative to this genomic sequence to represent the inferred CDS: inserted 2 bases in 1 codon) encodes the protein METPSQRRATRSGAQASSTPLSPTRITRLQEKEDLQELNDRLAVYIDRVRSLETENAGLRLRITESEEVVSREVSGIKAAYEAELGDARKTLDSVAKERARLQLELSKVREEFKELKARNTKKEGDLLAAQARLKDLEALLNSKEAALSTALSEKRTLESELHDLRGQVAKLEAALGEAKKQLQDEMLRRVDAENRLQTLKEELDFQKNIYSEELRETKRRHETRLVEIDNGKQREFESRLADALQELRAQHEDQVEQYKKELEKTYSAKLDNARQSAERNSNLVGAAHEELQQSRIRIDSLSAQLSQLQKQLAAKEAKLRDLEDSLARERDTSRRLLAEKEREMADMRARMQQQLDEYQELLDIKLALDMEIHAYRKLLEGEEERLRLSPSPTSQRSRGRASSHSSQTQGGGGSVTKKRKLEVESRSSFSQHARTSGRVAVEEVDEEGKFVRLRNKSNEDQSMGNWQIKRQNGDDPLLTYRFPPKFTLKAGQVVTIWASGAGXTHSPPSDLVWKAQNSWGCGNSLRTALINSTGEEVAMRKLVRSVTVVDDDEDEDGDDMLHHHHHASHCSSSGDPAEYNLRSRTVLCGTCGQPADKASAGGSAGAQAGGSISSGSSASSVTVTRSYRSVGGSGGGSFGDSLVTRSYLLGNSSPRTQNPQNCSIM